In one Nostoc sp. KVJ3 genomic region, the following are encoded:
- a CDS encoding mannose-1-phosphate guanylyltransferase has product MNALLFPVILAGGKGERFWPLSRKDRPKQFLSLDGSSRSLLQATADRLIKLGGGWDSLWVITSSQIAEGVRQQLPDLPVENLLIESEGRDTAAAVAWTSLEIKQRYGEDAVIGFFPADHWIADHEAFAHTLSAATQLAASTAAIVTLGIKPTFPSTGYGYIEQGEKIGSFNELPAYHVNRFTEKPNRETAETFLSTGRFSWNSGMFVFRAGVVLKELHTHAPEIIEPLEQHGTDIYPQLPKKSIDYALMEKTTLAYVLPVDFGWDDLGDWNAIERLLKTEENPNVELATHVGLDTQGAIIYASNPDDVVVTIGLEDVVIVRDRNVTLVVNKKRTQEIKQILKILQSDSRFTDLL; this is encoded by the coding sequence ATGAATGCTTTATTGTTCCCCGTAATCCTTGCTGGTGGTAAAGGTGAACGTTTTTGGCCCCTGAGTCGCAAAGACCGACCTAAACAATTTTTAAGTCTTGATGGTAGCTCTAGAAGTTTATTACAAGCAACCGCCGATCGATTGATAAAACTCGGTGGCGGATGGGATTCCTTGTGGGTGATCACTTCTAGTCAGATAGCTGAAGGGGTACGACAACAACTACCCGATCTACCAGTTGAAAACTTACTGATTGAGTCGGAAGGCAGAGACACAGCCGCCGCCGTTGCTTGGACAAGTTTAGAAATCAAACAGCGCTATGGAGAAGACGCTGTGATTGGCTTTTTCCCTGCTGACCACTGGATTGCTGATCATGAAGCGTTTGCCCACACGTTAAGCGCGGCTACGCAACTGGCAGCAAGCACAGCAGCGATCGTTACACTGGGGATCAAGCCTACTTTTCCATCAACCGGTTACGGCTACATTGAACAAGGTGAAAAGATAGGTAGCTTCAATGAGTTGCCAGCTTATCACGTCAACCGCTTTACTGAAAAGCCCAACCGCGAAACGGCAGAGACTTTTTTATCTACGGGACGTTTTAGCTGGAATAGTGGCATGTTCGTTTTTCGGGCAGGGGTTGTTCTCAAGGAACTACATACCCATGCTCCAGAAATTATCGAACCTCTAGAACAACATGGTACTGATATTTATCCCCAGTTGCCTAAGAAGAGTATAGACTATGCCCTAATGGAAAAGACAACTTTAGCATACGTTTTGCCAGTTGATTTTGGTTGGGATGATTTGGGAGATTGGAATGCGATCGAGCGGTTACTCAAAACAGAAGAGAATCCCAATGTGGAACTCGCTACCCACGTAGGGTTAGATACGCAGGGGGCGATTATTTATGCCTCAAATCCAGATGATGTAGTTGTTACAATTGGTTTAGAGGACGTGGTGATTGTGCGCGATCGCAATGTCACCCTCGTTGTCAATAAAAAACGTACCCAGGAAATTAAGCAGATCCTCAAAATTCTTCAAAGCGATTCCCGATTTACTGACCTGCTATAA
- the yidD gene encoding membrane protein insertion efficiency factor YidD: MDIISFEPLAKTMAMESITVYQKYISPSKGFSCSHRLLHGGDSCSNYVKRMLSEQKLHEAIQSSLKRFQDCGAASKTLTSTKTRADSGCIVIPCCLPL; encoded by the coding sequence ATGGACATTATTAGCTTTGAGCCTCTCGCCAAAACAATGGCAATGGAGTCTATTACGGTCTATCAAAAATATATTTCTCCTTCCAAAGGATTTAGTTGCTCTCATCGCTTATTACATGGTGGGGATTCTTGCTCTAATTACGTCAAACGAATGCTGAGTGAACAGAAACTCCACGAAGCCATACAATCATCTCTAAAAAGATTCCAAGACTGTGGCGCAGCTAGCAAAACTTTAACCAGTACCAAAACTAGAGCCGATTCCGGTTGTATTGTCATCCCCTGTTGCTTACCTCTTTAA
- a CDS encoding ATP-binding cassette domain-containing protein, giving the protein MSIIVAENLSKSYPVAVKSPGIKGTITHLFRRTYRSIKAVQDVSFEISPGEVVGFLGPNGAGKTTTLKMLTGLIHPSSGKVTVAGQIPFHRKEAFLQKITLVMGQKQQLIWDLPALDSLRINAAVYDISDKEFQRRVGELTEMLSLEGKLTQPVRKLSLGERMKAELLAALLHRPHVLFLDEPTLGLDVNAQVAVRDFLRDYNQRYQATVLLTSHYMADITALCQRVLLIHQGSLMYDGSLDGLLQRFAPYREVHIELAQPLSIEKLMTYGDVQLLEGRSVHFMVSREALTRTVSKILTDLEVIDLTVTEPPVEEVIGRVFRAGVV; this is encoded by the coding sequence ATGTCAATTATTGTTGCTGAAAATCTGAGTAAATCTTATCCAGTAGCAGTTAAAAGTCCGGGTATTAAAGGTACAATCACCCACCTTTTCCGCCGTACCTACCGCTCAATCAAAGCAGTTCAGGATGTTTCTTTTGAAATTTCCCCTGGTGAAGTGGTGGGGTTTTTAGGGCCAAATGGTGCTGGGAAAACCACCACACTAAAAATGCTCACGGGGCTGATTCATCCCTCTAGCGGTAAAGTCACAGTAGCTGGACAAATCCCTTTTCATCGAAAAGAAGCATTTTTGCAAAAAATTACCTTGGTGATGGGGCAAAAACAGCAGCTAATTTGGGACTTACCAGCGCTGGATTCTTTGAGAATTAATGCTGCTGTATACGACATCTCTGATAAAGAGTTTCAACGGCGGGTAGGAGAATTAACAGAGATGCTTTCCTTAGAAGGCAAACTTACCCAACCAGTACGGAAGCTATCTTTGGGTGAGCGGATGAAAGCAGAATTGCTAGCAGCACTTTTGCACCGTCCTCATGTATTATTCCTAGATGAACCGACTCTGGGACTAGATGTAAATGCTCAGGTGGCGGTACGCGATTTTTTGCGCGACTACAATCAGCGTTATCAAGCTACAGTGCTGTTGACGAGTCATTATATGGCTGATATCACAGCTTTGTGTCAACGAGTGTTGTTGATTCACCAAGGAAGCTTGATGTATGACGGTAGTTTAGATGGACTACTACAACGTTTTGCCCCTTATCGGGAAGTTCATATAGAGTTAGCCCAACCTCTATCGATAGAAAAACTTATGACATACGGGGATGTGCAACTATTAGAGGGGCGATCGGTGCATTTTATGGTATCTAGAGAGGCACTCACCCGCACGGTATCGAAGATTTTGACAGATTTGGAGGTAATTGATTTAACTGTCACCGAACCGCCTGTAGAAGAAGTGATTGGACGAGTTTTTCGGGCGGGTGTTGTGTAG
- a CDS encoding mobilization protein, translating into MPTIHFIDGEKGGVGKSLFARTMIQYCLDKKIPFVPVETDRSNPDVAGVYKEICKYAVFSENERQANKADRIFEWAIEKPVIVNLAAQSHRAVQGWIESNQLLELGSSQGVMFYKWFVSTGGYDSINLFTQSLNTYGEKIPHILVRNLGLCDDWEHLESDSNFQNIVNKYPIKVIDFPKLAYRERNIIDQNRLTFAEAREYKEFGIIGKQRVVNFLKLAYGAFEKVGIWYEKVE; encoded by the coding sequence ATGCCGACGATTCATTTTATAGATGGTGAAAAAGGCGGGGTAGGAAAGTCTCTCTTTGCCAGGACAATGATTCAGTATTGTCTGGATAAGAAAATCCCCTTTGTACCAGTGGAGACAGATAGATCAAATCCAGATGTCGCAGGGGTATATAAAGAAATATGTAAGTATGCTGTGTTTAGTGAGAATGAACGACAGGCAAATAAGGCAGATAGAATATTTGAGTGGGCAATAGAAAAGCCAGTAATTGTAAATTTAGCCGCACAATCTCATAGAGCAGTGCAAGGCTGGATTGAGTCTAATCAATTACTTGAGCTAGGCAGTTCCCAGGGAGTTATGTTTTATAAATGGTTTGTATCCACAGGAGGATACGACAGTATCAACCTGTTTACTCAGTCGTTGAATACTTACGGTGAGAAAATCCCTCATATTCTGGTGAGGAATTTAGGGCTGTGTGATGATTGGGAGCATCTAGAGTCAGACTCCAACTTTCAGAACATAGTAAATAAATATCCGATAAAAGTTATAGATTTTCCGAAGTTAGCATACAGAGAAAGAAACATAATTGACCAAAATCGCCTGACTTTTGCAGAGGCTAGAGAGTATAAAGAATTTGGAATAATTGGCAAACAGAGAGTAGTAAATTTTCTGAAGCTCGCTTATGGTGCTTTTGAGAAAGTAGGTATCTGGTATGAAAAAGTTGAATAG
- the nifH gene encoding nitrogenase iron protein, giving the protein MTDPKIRQIAFYGKGGIGKSTTSQNTLAAMAEMGQRILIVGCDPKADSTRLMLHSKAQTSVLQLAAERGAVEDIELEEVMLTGFRDVRCVESGGPEPGVGCAGRGIITAINFLEENGAYKDVDFVSYDVLGDVVCGGFAMPIREGKAQEIYIVTSGEMMAMYAANNIARGVLKYAHTGGVRLGGLICNSRNVDREIDLIETLAKRLNTQMIHYVPRDNIVQHAELRRMTVNEYAPDSNQSNEYRILAKKIIDNDKLAVPTPIEMEELEDLLIEFGILESEENAAMLVGKTATQAPVK; this is encoded by the coding sequence ATGACTGACCCAAAAATTAGACAAATAGCTTTCTATGGTAAAGGCGGTATTGGTAAATCTACCACCTCTCAAAACACCCTTGCAGCTATGGCTGAAATGGGTCAACGCATTCTGATTGTCGGTTGCGACCCTAAAGCTGACTCTACCCGTTTGATGCTACACAGTAAAGCTCAAACAAGCGTTCTTCAATTAGCTGCTGAAAGAGGCGCTGTAGAAGATATCGAACTCGAAGAAGTAATGCTGACCGGTTTTCGGGATGTACGTTGTGTGGAGTCTGGTGGCCCTGAGCCTGGTGTGGGTTGCGCTGGTCGTGGTATTATCACCGCTATCAACTTCTTAGAAGAAAACGGTGCTTACAAAGATGTTGATTTTGTAAGTTACGACGTTTTGGGTGACGTTGTGTGCGGTGGTTTCGCTATGCCTATCCGTGAAGGTAAGGCACAAGAAATCTACATCGTTACCTCTGGTGAAATGATGGCGATGTATGCAGCTAACAACATCGCTCGTGGTGTTCTTAAATATGCTCATACAGGCGGTGTACGCTTAGGTGGTCTGATTTGTAACAGCCGTAACGTTGACCGGGAAATCGATTTAATCGAAACCTTGGCAAAACGTTTGAACACCCAAATGATTCACTACGTACCTCGTGACAATATTGTTCAACACGCAGAATTGCGCCGGATGACTGTTAACGAGTATGCACCTGATAGCAATCAAAGTAACGAATATCGCATACTGGCTAAAAAGATCATTGACAACGACAAGCTCGCCGTTCCTACCCCTATTGAGATGGAAGAGTTAGAAGATTTGTTGATTGAATTCGGTATTCTCGAAAGTGAGGAAAATGCTGCAATGCTGGTTGGTAAAACAGCTACTCAAGCACCTGTAAAGTAG
- a CDS encoding DUF72 domain-containing protein has product MNFFIGCAVWAYKGWVGELYPQGARTGDFLHLYSRRFTTVEGNTTFYAVPNQETVTRWAAETPAGFEFCLKLPRDITHQGLLQPYIPAALKFLEGMRPLGKHLGPIFAQLPPSYTPALLDDLANFLEAWPLTDAPLAVEVRHPAWFREPHASNLTALLEKLGVGRVLLDSRPIYTGDYDPQLQSERRKPKLPLQLSVTAPFTLIRFISHPNLSVNQPFMEEWVRQIQQWLQTGVRIYFFVHCPIEARSPNIARHFQQLLEQSNTPVPPLPWNNLVHPPSQLSLWS; this is encoded by the coding sequence GTGAACTTTTTTATTGGTTGCGCTGTTTGGGCATATAAGGGTTGGGTGGGCGAACTCTACCCCCAAGGCGCTCGCACTGGCGATTTTCTCCATCTGTACAGTCGTCGCTTCACCACTGTAGAAGGTAACACCACCTTTTATGCCGTGCCTAACCAAGAAACTGTAACCCGTTGGGCTGCTGAAACACCAGCAGGTTTTGAGTTTTGTTTAAAATTACCACGAGATATTACTCATCAAGGGTTGCTACAACCTTATATTCCGGCTGCTTTGAAATTTCTGGAGGGGATGCGCCCTTTAGGAAAGCATCTCGGCCCGATATTTGCCCAGTTACCACCTAGTTATACACCTGCATTGCTTGACGATTTGGCTAACTTTCTGGAAGCTTGGCCTCTGACAGACGCGCCTCTAGCAGTGGAAGTTCGGCATCCTGCTTGGTTCAGGGAACCTCATGCTAGTAATTTGACAGCGCTTTTAGAAAAGCTAGGTGTAGGACGGGTACTGTTAGACTCGCGCCCTATCTACACTGGAGATTATGACCCTCAGTTACAATCGGAACGGCGCAAACCCAAATTACCATTGCAATTGAGTGTGACAGCACCTTTTACTCTGATTCGATTTATTTCTCATCCAAATTTATCAGTGAATCAGCCGTTTATGGAAGAGTGGGTAAGGCAGATTCAGCAATGGTTACAGACGGGAGTGCGAATTTATTTCTTTGTTCATTGTCCCATAGAAGCGCGATCGCCTAACATAGCGCGTCACTTCCAACAGCTATTAGAACAGAGTAATACACCAGTTCCGCCCCTACCTTGGAATAACCTCGTTCATCCTCCCAGTCAGCTGAGTTTATGGTCTTGA
- a CDS encoding ABC transporter permease, with protein sequence MKKMIRKALTLLSVYYAYMVEYRAELILWVLAGSLPIILMGIWIQAAKGGQFGLSSVDFARYFITVFVVRQLTVAWVIWDFEKEVVEGKLSPKLLQPLDPVWHHVAGHISERFARLMFAFLLVALFFILYPQAFWIPNLTRFLLFILAVILAFVLRFTIQYTFAMFAFWTERATALENFWFLFYLFLSGLIAPLEVFPESVREIVMFTPFPYLIDFPTSILVGLPVDIGRGFWSILAWILVFLGANRLLWRAGLKRYSGMGA encoded by the coding sequence ATGAAAAAGATGATTAGAAAAGCTCTAACTTTGCTGTCAGTATACTATGCCTATATGGTTGAGTATCGAGCAGAACTAATCCTATGGGTTTTAGCTGGTTCTTTGCCGATTATCCTCATGGGTATCTGGATACAGGCAGCAAAAGGCGGGCAGTTTGGGCTATCATCGGTGGATTTTGCTCGTTACTTTATCACGGTTTTCGTCGTTAGACAATTAACAGTTGCTTGGGTGATTTGGGACTTTGAAAAGGAGGTTGTGGAAGGCAAGCTTTCGCCCAAGTTGCTACAACCACTCGATCCAGTATGGCATCATGTTGCGGGGCATATTTCTGAAAGATTTGCTCGGCTAATGTTTGCTTTTTTATTAGTAGCGTTATTTTTTATTCTTTATCCCCAAGCTTTTTGGATACCAAATTTGACTAGATTTTTACTGTTTATATTAGCAGTAATACTAGCTTTTGTTTTGCGGTTTACGATTCAGTATACTTTTGCCATGTTTGCCTTTTGGACAGAACGGGCTACTGCCTTAGAAAACTTTTGGTTTTTGTTTTATCTATTTTTATCTGGTTTGATAGCACCTTTAGAGGTATTTCCAGAATCTGTGCGGGAAATAGTAATGTTTACACCTTTTCCCTATTTGATTGATTTTCCTACGAGTATTTTGGTAGGGCTACCTGTGGATATAGGGCGGGGATTTTGGTCAATATTGGCGTGGATCTTAGTGTTTTTGGGTGCCAATCGCTTACTGTGGCGTGCAGGTTTGAAACGGTATTCTGGGATGGGAGCGTGA
- a CDS encoding pirin family protein — protein sequence MSQNTITHLIHDRNARGHAKMGWLDSYHTFSFGSFYDPNRMGFRSLRVINDDRIAPGAGFPTHSHRDMEILTYVLEGAVEHKDSLGTGSVIRPGDAQIMSAGTGISHSEFNPSPTEPLHLLQIWILPNREGLTPRYEQKTFPLEEKRGKLRLIAAKDGRDGAVTIYQDVDLYTSVLEDGDVVNYQVKSDRYAWLQVAQGIVNLNGEELRAGDGVQINGEEQLEISTNIGGEILLFDLG from the coding sequence ATGTCTCAAAATACAATTACCCACTTAATTCACGATCGCAATGCCCGTGGTCACGCTAAAATGGGCTGGCTCGATAGCTATCATACATTTTCCTTTGGTAGTTTTTACGATCCCAACCGCATGGGATTTCGTTCTCTACGCGTGATTAACGACGATCGCATCGCCCCTGGTGCTGGATTCCCTACCCACAGTCATCGTGACATGGAAATCCTCACTTATGTATTAGAAGGTGCTGTAGAGCATAAAGACAGCTTGGGTACTGGTTCAGTAATTCGCCCCGGTGATGCCCAAATTATGAGCGCTGGAACTGGAATCAGCCATAGCGAATTTAATCCTTCACCAACTGAACCGCTACACTTACTACAAATCTGGATTCTTCCCAATCGAGAAGGGCTGACACCAAGATACGAACAAAAAACTTTTCCTCTAGAAGAAAAGCGCGGCAAACTCCGCTTAATTGCTGCTAAAGATGGGCGCGATGGTGCTGTGACAATTTACCAAGATGTTGATTTATATACATCTGTTTTAGAGGATGGTGATGTTGTTAATTATCAAGTCAAAAGCGATCGCTATGCCTGGTTACAAGTAGCCCAAGGTATAGTCAACTTAAATGGAGAAGAACTCAGAGCCGGCGATGGTGTGCAAATCAACGGCGAAGAACAGCTAGAAATTAGCACCAACATCGGTGGTGAAATCTTGCTTTTCGATTTAGGCTAA
- a CDS encoding ABC1 kinase family protein, translating into MFLTQTVPRQREILEVFLRNGWDYMRRLLTGGKADEPQLPTPAVLKNILVDLGPVYVKLGQLLSTRPDLLSASYIEELSTLQDEVPAVPWSEIEIILRKELKRPLAETFKTVNPIPVAAGSIAQTHRATLADGREVALKVQRPGIDLTIAQDIALIQGIADLVARTEFGQTYEIKSIAEEFTKALEAELDFTREAGFTDELRRNLSKSRWFDPTQIVVAEINWELTTEKLLVMEWLDGVPFLSADLDNNNNGKDPVVERKEITTLLFRVFFQQLYIDGFFHADPHPGNLFYLKDGRVALLDCGMVGRLDPRTQQILTEMLLAIVDLDAQRCAQLTLQLSDSAQPVILSRLENDYDRMLRKYHNVSLTQINFSQIIYEVLQVARNNKIRLPSNMGLYAKTLANLEGVARTFNPELNFFDEVKPLITDLFRRQLLGDNPVRSLLRTALDIKSLSLQSPRQIELLLDRVTSETLQWNLSLRGLDGVRRTMDDAANRLSFSILVGSLIMGAAIISTRAQTSQLSFLSTILFAVASLLGLWLIISTLRSGRLR; encoded by the coding sequence ATGTTCCTCACCCAAACTGTTCCCCGTCAACGAGAAATTCTGGAAGTATTCCTTCGCAATGGCTGGGACTATATGCGAAGGTTACTCACTGGTGGTAAAGCTGATGAACCCCAGCTACCGACACCTGCGGTTTTAAAAAATATCCTGGTAGACTTGGGGCCAGTTTATGTCAAACTTGGTCAGCTACTCTCTACCCGTCCAGATTTACTCAGCGCTTCCTACATTGAGGAACTATCAACCTTACAAGATGAAGTACCAGCAGTACCTTGGTCAGAGATAGAAATAATCCTTCGCAAAGAATTAAAACGTCCACTAGCAGAAACCTTCAAGACGGTTAACCCGATCCCAGTCGCGGCGGGATCAATCGCCCAGACACATCGCGCTACATTAGCAGATGGTCGAGAAGTCGCTTTGAAAGTACAACGTCCGGGAATCGATCTGACTATTGCCCAAGATATTGCTTTAATTCAAGGTATTGCCGATTTAGTGGCGCGGACTGAATTTGGCCAAACCTACGAAATCAAATCCATAGCTGAAGAATTTACCAAAGCCCTAGAAGCCGAGTTAGATTTTACACGGGAAGCGGGTTTTACAGACGAACTGCGGCGTAACTTATCTAAAAGTCGCTGGTTTGATCCCACGCAAATAGTAGTTGCGGAAATTAACTGGGAATTGACCACAGAAAAATTACTGGTGATGGAATGGCTGGATGGTGTGCCGTTCTTGTCGGCGGATTTGGACAACAATAATAATGGTAAAGATCCTGTTGTAGAGCGTAAAGAAATAACTACTTTATTATTTCGGGTATTTTTTCAGCAACTATATATTGATGGCTTTTTTCACGCCGATCCCCATCCGGGAAACTTGTTTTATCTCAAAGATGGGCGGGTTGCTCTGTTAGATTGTGGCATGGTGGGAAGACTCGATCCCCGTACACAGCAGATATTAACAGAGATGTTGTTAGCGATCGTTGATTTAGATGCTCAAAGATGCGCTCAGTTAACTTTGCAGCTATCAGATTCGGCTCAACCAGTAATTTTATCACGGTTAGAAAATGATTACGATCGCATGTTGCGGAAGTATCACAATGTCAGCCTGACGCAAATAAATTTCAGTCAGATAATCTATGAAGTTTTACAAGTTGCCCGCAACAATAAAATTAGATTACCTAGCAACATGGGTTTGTATGCCAAAACTCTAGCGAATTTAGAGGGTGTAGCGCGGACATTCAACCCAGAACTTAATTTTTTCGACGAAGTTAAACCATTAATTACAGACTTGTTTCGGCGGCAACTATTGGGCGATAATCCAGTGCGATCGCTATTACGAACAGCCTTAGATATTAAAAGTCTCTCTCTGCAATCTCCGCGCCAAATCGAACTGCTATTAGACCGAGTTACCTCAGAAACCTTACAGTGGAATCTATCGCTACGGGGATTAGATGGCGTGCGGCGGACAATGGACGATGCGGCTAACCGACTCTCTTTTAGTATATTAGTGGGTTCGCTGATTATGGGTGCGGCAATTATATCCACCAGAGCGCAGACAAGCCAGCTATCTTTTTTAAGCACCATCCTCTTTGCCGTTGCTAGTTTATTGGGTTTGTGGTTAATTATCAGTACACTGCGATCGGGGCGTTTACGTTAA
- a CDS encoding dienelactone hydrolase family protein — MKEITRRKFIATTSLATGFALAVQPISAQAITTDAKGLVAGAVKIPVKDGEIPAYRAVPATGENFPIVLVIQEIFGVHEHIQDITRRFAKLGYLAIAPELFIRQGDVSKLSSIDEIRPIVAKVPDAQVLSDLDATVKWAVKSGKGNADKLAITGFCWGGRITWLYAAHNPKVKTGVAWYGRLVGDATELQPKYPIDIASKLTVPILGLYGGKDTGIPLDTVEQMRDRLKSSGNKSEIIVYPDAPHAFFADYRPSYREKEAKDGWKRLLAWFKKYGVS; from the coding sequence ATGAAAGAAATAACACGCCGCAAGTTTATAGCAACAACCTCCTTGGCGACTGGTTTTGCCTTGGCAGTGCAACCCATTTCTGCCCAAGCTATTACCACTGATGCTAAGGGTTTGGTAGCTGGTGCAGTAAAAATTCCCGTCAAGGATGGCGAAATTCCCGCTTATAGAGCAGTACCTGCTACTGGTGAAAATTTCCCAATTGTCTTGGTGATTCAAGAGATATTTGGTGTACATGAGCATATTCAGGATATCACTCGGCGTTTTGCTAAGTTGGGGTATTTAGCGATCGCACCAGAATTATTTATCCGTCAAGGCGATGTCTCAAAGTTAAGCAGCATAGACGAAATTCGCCCAATTGTCGCCAAAGTACCAGATGCCCAAGTGTTATCCGATCTCGATGCTACGGTAAAATGGGCTGTGAAATCAGGTAAGGGTAATGCCGATAAATTAGCAATTACGGGCTTCTGCTGGGGTGGTCGCATTACTTGGTTGTATGCAGCACATAATCCCAAGGTGAAGACAGGTGTTGCTTGGTATGGGCGACTTGTGGGCGATGCTACCGAACTTCAACCAAAATATCCTATTGATATTGCATCAAAACTGACAGTCCCCATTCTCGGACTCTACGGCGGTAAGGATACGGGTATTCCTCTTGATACAGTAGAACAGATGCGCGATCGCTTAAAGTCTAGCGGTAACAAATCTGAAATTATCGTCTACCCCGATGCACCCCATGCATTTTTTGCCGATTATCGCCCTTCCTACCGCGAAAAAGAAGCTAAGGACGGTTGGAAACGTCTTTTGGCTTGGTTTAAGAAGTATGGAGTGTCATAG
- a CDS encoding TM0106 family RecB-like putative nuclease — protein sequence MLINAELLLQYQRCKRRTFLDIHGDKSQRDAPNELLRKLQQDKIAHQLSALAQITYHQPDYSYGNWEVAEKATLELMERGVEYIYKGVLLAAYSEATLLSRPNLLVKQPGQSSFGDWMYVPASIELGKRPKQEYQVVAAFHAQVLGIVQGVVPETASLILRTKNINYLVDLFKWIPRMQQILEEFIEVLELPNPPEVFISRQKCNFCHWYSQCYAIAQSEKHLSLLPGVTPLRYTQLQDIAITTLESLANTSPSTLENLVGFDPKVAPKLVVQAQSALEKRPLILPYPLPIKEITFTAPIELYFDIEAQPDLDLNYLLGVLVVDRLTNTEQFYSFLADKPADEELVWQQFLDLVWQYPEAPIYHFCVYEFDTVKRLAKLYNTPYASVRPVLNRFVDVYEQLTQSVALPVESYALKAIARWLGFEWREKEASGAKCIYWYDQWLETGDRTLLEIIQSYNEDDCRATRKVKDWLVNFFQNEYGLRLA from the coding sequence ATGCTAATTAATGCTGAACTCTTACTGCAATACCAACGCTGTAAACGCCGGACTTTTCTCGATATCCACGGTGACAAAAGTCAGCGCGATGCACCCAATGAGTTGCTGCGGAAACTGCAACAGGACAAAATCGCTCATCAGCTAAGTGCTTTGGCTCAGATAACCTACCACCAACCAGATTATTCTTATGGAAACTGGGAAGTAGCAGAGAAGGCAACTTTAGAATTGATGGAGCGTGGCGTTGAGTACATTTATAAAGGAGTGCTGTTAGCAGCTTATTCTGAAGCCACCCTACTAAGTCGTCCAAATTTACTGGTAAAACAACCAGGACAGTCAAGTTTTGGAGATTGGATGTATGTCCCGGCTAGTATTGAACTGGGTAAGCGCCCTAAGCAAGAATATCAAGTTGTCGCTGCATTTCATGCCCAAGTGTTAGGAATAGTGCAAGGAGTTGTACCAGAAACAGCTTCGCTAATATTGCGAACCAAAAACATAAATTATCTGGTGGATCTATTTAAATGGATACCACGGATGCAGCAAATTCTGGAGGAGTTTATTGAAGTTTTAGAGTTACCAAATCCGCCAGAAGTGTTTATTTCTCGGCAAAAGTGCAATTTTTGCCATTGGTATAGTCAATGTTATGCGATCGCTCAATCTGAAAAACATCTCTCACTATTACCAGGTGTAACACCTCTTCGCTACACTCAACTTCAAGATATAGCCATCACTACACTAGAATCTCTTGCTAATACCAGTCCCAGCACCCTAGAAAATCTAGTTGGTTTCGACCCAAAAGTAGCACCCAAGTTAGTAGTGCAAGCTCAATCTGCATTAGAAAAACGACCCCTAATTTTACCCTACCCGCTACCAATAAAAGAGATTACATTTACAGCACCCATAGAGCTTTACTTTGATATTGAGGCACAGCCAGACTTAGATTTAAATTATCTTTTAGGGGTTTTGGTCGTTGATAGACTTACCAACACAGAACAGTTTTATTCGTTTTTAGCAGATAAACCAGCAGACGAAGAATTAGTTTGGCAGCAATTTTTGGATTTAGTTTGGCAATATCCCGAAGCGCCAATTTATCATTTTTGTGTCTACGAGTTTGATACAGTCAAACGGCTAGCAAAGCTTTACAACACCCCCTACGCCTCAGTGCGTCCTGTACTGAATCGATTTGTGGATGTGTATGAACAATTAACCCAAAGTGTAGCATTACCTGTAGAAAGTTATGCCCTGAAAGCGATCGCGCGTTGGTTAGGATTTGAGTGGCGCGAAAAAGAAGCTAGTGGTGCTAAATGTATTTACTGGTACGATCAGTGGCTAGAAACAGGCGATCGCACCTTACTAGAAATTATCCAAAGCTACAACGAAGATGACTGTCGCGCTACCCGCAAAGTGAAAGACTGGCTTGTAAACTTTTTTCAGAATGAATATGGTTTGCGATTAGCTTAA